One window of the Arthrobacter sp. D5-1 genome contains the following:
- a CDS encoding MarP family serine protease, producing the protein MFGLTILDLALILMLLSYLIYGLRNGFMVTLGGIAGFVVGAIAAFVAVPLVSGWVTDSGWRLTATVGAAVVLIALGHGLGTMIGRKIRHAVRIKPLHAVDRLIGGVVSVVVAALVMSMLAFSISSLGVPFVSQQLAGSRVIRYIDTITPTPVKSTMAQLRSTVIGDGIPKLIEGIGPVTPVPVPNASTDTPALNQAAESVLKIAGTAFECGQNQTGSGFVVSPGRVVTNAHVVAGVSQPVVEVPDGGALPGRVVYFDPQRDIAVLAVDGLQSSPLPMSVDLPEGSPAAFAGYPHGGPFQSKPATVQGISTIIVPDIYGDNPSPELVYKLAGDVQPGNSGGPLLTMQGEVAGLIFAKTTTDAALGFALTMADLSPVAAQAPGLNSPVSPGQCTRK; encoded by the coding sequence GTGTTTGGCTTGACGATATTGGATTTGGCATTGATCTTGATGCTGCTGTCCTACCTGATCTATGGCCTGCGCAACGGCTTTATGGTCACGCTGGGTGGAATTGCAGGATTTGTGGTCGGCGCCATCGCTGCGTTCGTTGCCGTGCCGCTCGTGAGTGGCTGGGTGACGGACAGCGGCTGGAGGCTGACCGCCACGGTGGGTGCCGCCGTCGTGCTTATTGCTTTGGGTCATGGGCTGGGAACCATGATCGGGCGCAAAATCCGCCACGCCGTGCGGATCAAGCCGCTGCACGCCGTTGACCGGTTGATCGGTGGCGTGGTGAGCGTGGTGGTGGCGGCGCTGGTCATGTCCATGCTGGCGTTCAGCATCAGTTCGCTGGGTGTGCCCTTTGTTTCGCAGCAACTGGCCGGCTCCCGCGTGATCCGCTACATCGACACCATCACTCCAACGCCCGTCAAGAGCACCATGGCGCAGTTGCGGTCCACGGTGATCGGCGACGGCATCCCTAAGCTCATCGAGGGCATCGGCCCCGTGACTCCGGTCCCCGTCCCCAATGCCTCAACGGACACTCCTGCCCTTAACCAGGCTGCAGAGTCCGTCCTCAAGATCGCGGGTACAGCGTTTGAATGTGGCCAGAACCAGACGGGTTCCGGATTCGTCGTATCGCCCGGGCGCGTCGTGACCAACGCACACGTTGTGGCGGGCGTGTCGCAGCCGGTGGTGGAAGTTCCCGACGGCGGTGCGTTGCCGGGTCGGGTGGTGTACTTCGACCCCCAGCGGGACATCGCAGTCCTGGCCGTGGACGGCCTGCAGTCCAGTCCACTGCCGATGAGTGTCGACCTGCCCGAAGGCAGCCCTGCGGCCTTTGCCGGGTACCCGCACGGCGGTCCCTTCCAATCGAAGCCCGCAACCGTCCAAGGAATTTCGACCATCATTGTCCCGGACATCTACGGCGACAATCCCTCTCCGGAGCTCGTCTACAAGCTGGCCGGTGACGTCCAGCCGGGGAACTCCGGCGGTCCGCTGCTGACCATGCAGGGCGAGGTGGCCGGGTTGATCTTCGCCAAGACCACCACCGATGCCGCCCTCGGCTTTGCCCTCACCATGGCAGACCTGTCGCCTGTGGCAGCGCAGGCCCCGGGACTCAACAGCCCCGTATCGCCAGGTCAATGCACGCGTAAGTAG
- a CDS encoding metallophosphoesterase: MSFRDSLANRVRTVGRGFAVTTALGATAGAAAAAYGWWEKDQFEVRQETLPVLPEGSAPFRILHLSDIHFVPGQDKKALWLESLAELKPDLVVNTGDNLSHAKAIDPLIQALRPLLEFPGVFVPGSNDYYAPRIKNPAGYFRGPSRHKKDPIKLDWPKLRSAFGMGGWIDLTNRAQSVVLNGLRFDFSGVDDPHLKRERYAGWPRGTVNQDARRHLKVAVIHAPYQRVLDHFTEAGADLILAGHTHGGQICIPGYGALVSNCDLPTWRAKGLHDWESNEFTTPVNVSGGIGTSRFAPVRIACRPEAVLLTLTARS; this comes from the coding sequence GTGTCCTTCCGTGATTCACTGGCAAACCGCGTCCGCACCGTCGGGCGCGGTTTCGCCGTCACTACAGCTCTCGGTGCAACAGCCGGGGCAGCAGCCGCCGCCTATGGCTGGTGGGAGAAGGACCAATTTGAGGTCCGCCAGGAAACTTTGCCAGTCCTCCCTGAGGGTTCAGCACCATTCCGGATCCTGCACCTCAGTGACATCCACTTCGTGCCGGGCCAGGACAAGAAAGCCCTCTGGCTTGAGTCGTTGGCTGAGTTGAAGCCCGACCTCGTGGTCAATACAGGCGACAACCTGAGCCACGCGAAAGCCATCGATCCCCTGATCCAGGCACTGCGTCCGCTCTTGGAGTTCCCCGGCGTGTTCGTTCCAGGGTCCAACGACTACTACGCCCCGCGGATCAAGAATCCTGCCGGCTACTTCCGCGGACCGTCGAGGCACAAGAAGGACCCCATCAAGCTCGATTGGCCAAAGCTCCGCTCCGCGTTCGGGATGGGTGGTTGGATCGATCTGACCAACCGCGCCCAGTCGGTGGTCCTGAATGGACTCCGCTTCGATTTCTCCGGAGTGGACGATCCCCACCTCAAACGCGAACGGTACGCCGGTTGGCCCCGCGGAACCGTGAACCAGGATGCGCGCCGCCACCTGAAAGTCGCTGTGATCCACGCTCCCTATCAGCGCGTACTGGACCACTTCACCGAAGCCGGAGCTGACCTCATCCTCGCCGGCCACACACATGGCGGTCAGATTTGCATCCCCGGCTACGGCGCTTTGGTCTCCAACTGCGACCTCCCCACGTGGCGCGCCAAAGGCCTCCACGACTGGGAAAGCAATGAATTCACGACGCCGGTGAACGTCTCAGGCGGCATCGGCACGTCGCGCTTCGCGCCAGTCCGGATCGCCTGCCGCCCGGAAGCAGTGCTGCTCACCCTCACGGCACGCAGCTGA
- a CDS encoding Crp/Fnr family transcriptional regulator, giving the protein MDIEVLRRAPLFATLDDDAFRLLTDELTEVDLSRGASVFREGDQGDQLYFIVSGKVKLGRTSPDGRESLLAILGPGELFGEMALFDPSPRTATATAVSETRLAGLKNESLNALLRTRPEVSAQLLQALARRLRRTNDSLSDLVFSDVPGRVAKALLDLADRFGRPATDGVLVAHELTQEELAQLVGASRETVNKALAEFVQRGWLRLEARAVVILDMQRLRQRSR; this is encoded by the coding sequence ATGGACATCGAGGTATTGCGCCGCGCACCCCTCTTCGCCACCCTTGACGACGACGCATTCCGCTTGCTGACGGACGAACTCACCGAGGTGGACCTTTCACGTGGGGCTTCGGTGTTCCGCGAAGGCGACCAGGGTGACCAGCTCTACTTCATCGTTTCCGGCAAGGTGAAGCTCGGCCGCACCTCCCCCGATGGCCGCGAGTCCCTGCTGGCCATCCTCGGCCCGGGCGAGCTCTTCGGCGAAATGGCGTTGTTCGACCCCAGCCCGCGTACCGCCACGGCGACCGCCGTTTCTGAGACCCGCCTGGCCGGCCTCAAGAACGAGAGCCTTAACGCACTGCTCCGCACGCGTCCCGAGGTTTCCGCGCAGCTGCTGCAGGCCCTGGCCCGCCGCCTCCGCCGCACCAACGACTCCCTGTCCGACCTCGTCTTCTCGGACGTTCCGGGCCGCGTGGCCAAGGCCCTGCTGGACCTGGCCGACCGCTTCGGCCGTCCGGCGACCGACGGCGTTCTGGTGGCACACGAGCTCACGCAGGAAGAACTGGCCCAGTTGGTTGGCGCTTCCCGCGAAACCGTCAACAAGGCACTGGCCGAGTTCGTTCAGCGCGGCTGGCTCCGTCTGGAAGCCCGCGCCGTCGTGATCCTGGACATGCAGCGACTCCGTCAGCGTTCACGCTAA
- a CDS encoding RidA family protein, which translates to MTTPAETTSPAESGAPTSAVEQRLAELGLTLPEVAAPVADYVPAIVSGNYVYTSGQLPFINGKLEATGKVSLGELGTSDEPTVDPEDAKRYAAVCAINALAAVKSVIGDLDRITRIVKVVGFVSSEPTFTGQPGVINGASELLGQVLGDAGKHARSAVGVSVLPLDSPVEVELIAEFS; encoded by the coding sequence ATGACCACCCCCGCAGAAACCACGTCTCCCGCGGAATCCGGCGCACCCACGTCGGCTGTCGAGCAGCGCCTGGCCGAGCTCGGTTTGACCCTCCCCGAGGTCGCCGCACCCGTTGCGGACTACGTCCCGGCCATCGTCTCCGGCAACTACGTTTACACGTCCGGACAGCTGCCCTTTATTAACGGCAAACTCGAAGCTACGGGCAAGGTCTCCCTCGGCGAGTTGGGCACATCCGACGAACCCACCGTTGATCCCGAAGACGCCAAGCGCTACGCCGCCGTCTGCGCCATTAACGCCCTGGCGGCAGTCAAGAGCGTCATCGGCGACCTCGACCGCATCACCCGCATCGTGAAGGTCGTCGGCTTCGTCTCCTCCGAACCGACGTTCACCGGCCAGCCTGGCGTCATCAACGGCGCGTCCGAACTCCTCGGCCAGGTCCTTGGCGACGCGGGCAAGCACGCACGCTCCGCCGTCGGCGTTTCTGTCCTGCCGCTCGACTCTCCTGTTGAAGTCGAGCTCATCGCTGAATTCAGCTAA
- a CDS encoding DUF4177 domain-containing protein codes for MTKWEYATIPLIIHATKQILDQWGEDGWELVQVVGGPDGKGLVAYLKREKQ; via the coding sequence ATGACCAAATGGGAGTACGCCACGATTCCGCTCATTATTCACGCCACTAAGCAGATCCTGGACCAGTGGGGCGAAGACGGCTGGGAGCTTGTCCAGGTCGTCGGTGGCCCCGATGGCAAAGGCCTTGTTGCATACCTGAAGAGGGAGAAGCAGTAA
- the aroQ gene encoding type II 3-dehydroquinate dehydratase — translation MTEATPATEAGRGTILVINGPNLNLLGTREPEKYGTSTLADVEQLAMSAAAAHGFTVDCVQSNHEGDLLDAIHSARGTAVGIVINAGAYTHTSVALRDALAAVQLPAVEVHITNVHQREEFRHHSYLSGVCSAIIVGAGVLGYKLAIDYLADAV, via the coding sequence ATGACTGAAGCCACCCCCGCCACCGAAGCCGGTCGCGGCACCATCCTTGTCATCAATGGACCCAACCTCAACCTTCTTGGCACCCGCGAGCCAGAGAAGTACGGAACGTCAACACTCGCGGACGTCGAGCAACTCGCCATGTCGGCGGCTGCCGCCCATGGCTTCACTGTTGACTGTGTGCAGTCGAACCACGAAGGTGACCTGCTCGACGCCATCCACTCGGCGCGCGGCACCGCTGTCGGGATAGTGATCAACGCCGGCGCCTACACGCATACATCAGTCGCACTTCGTGACGCCCTGGCCGCAGTGCAGCTACCCGCCGTCGAAGTCCACATCACCAACGTCCACCAGCGCGAAGAGTTCCGTCACCACTCGTACCTGTCTGGTGTTTGCAGCGCAATCATCGTGGGCGCAGGAGTCCTTGGCTACAAGCTGGCTATCGACTACTTGGCGGACGCCGTCTAA
- a CDS encoding alpha-galactosidase — MQPLHLRSAGISLVISTHRGEAEISHWGADLGDTLPDLAILNEPIPPSSIDANVSAGLLPQASSAWQGRPGLRGHRITDGVPGFDFSVRLRVVSATTDGSTAGGSTAVVVQSDPDAGITVTSNLTLHPGGLLELKHTVRNDGTSPYQVDELATMLPVAPDAVELLDLTGRWCRERHPQRRSIQQGTWVRTGRHGRTGHDSSLLLAAGTSGFGNRHGKVWATHLAWSGNHEEFADNVADGRTVIGGSELLGPAEVVLQPGEGYTTPALFAAYSDRGLDGISEAFYSWFRSRPHHVGALSGKPRPVVLNTWEAVYFDHNLDTLMELAESAADLGVERFVLDDGWFRGRRDDHAGLGDWYVDETVWPHGLTPLIDAVTSRGMEFGLWVEPEMINLDSDIARAHPEWLVGPSAASHKDGGRLPLEWRQQHVIDLVNPDAWQYIFERMDTLLRENDISYLKWDQNRDLVEHGHAGRASVHEQTLAAYRLFDALRAAHPGVEIESCSSGGARVDLGILERTDRIWASDCNDALERQTIQRWTGMVVPPELVGGHIGPTTSHTTGRTHDLSFRAITALFGHFGMEWDVRSVTGAERGELKRFIGLYKDHRGLIHSGRMVRADVQDESLMLHGVVADESDADTPVGDTAALFAVVKTRTGFAEQTGRVVVPGLDPARSYRVEAIFPSPGDADYGHTFIEATPAPWLASGAEATGLFLGEVGLPMPVLNPEHAILLRFTAL; from the coding sequence ATGCAACCGCTCCACCTCCGTTCCGCAGGTATCAGCCTGGTGATCAGCACCCACCGTGGAGAGGCCGAGATATCCCACTGGGGAGCAGATTTGGGCGACACCCTTCCGGACCTGGCCATCCTCAACGAGCCCATCCCACCGTCCTCGATCGACGCCAACGTCTCCGCCGGCCTCCTCCCCCAGGCTTCCTCGGCGTGGCAGGGCAGGCCCGGACTCCGTGGCCACCGCATCACCGACGGCGTCCCCGGCTTTGATTTCTCCGTTCGCCTGCGCGTGGTGAGCGCGACGACGGACGGCAGCACCGCGGGCGGGTCCACCGCCGTCGTGGTTCAGTCAGATCCCGACGCCGGAATCACCGTCACGTCCAACCTCACCCTGCACCCGGGCGGACTGCTCGAACTGAAGCACACTGTGAGGAACGACGGCACCTCGCCTTACCAGGTGGACGAGTTGGCGACGATGCTCCCGGTGGCGCCGGACGCCGTCGAACTTTTGGATTTGACCGGCCGCTGGTGCCGTGAACGTCACCCGCAGCGCAGGTCCATCCAGCAGGGAACATGGGTCCGCACCGGGCGGCACGGCCGCACCGGGCACGACTCTTCACTCCTGCTGGCTGCCGGAACATCCGGCTTCGGCAACAGGCACGGCAAGGTGTGGGCCACGCATTTGGCATGGAGCGGCAACCACGAGGAATTCGCGGACAACGTTGCTGATGGGCGCACCGTGATAGGTGGCTCCGAGCTGCTGGGACCGGCTGAAGTGGTCCTGCAACCCGGTGAAGGTTACACCACCCCTGCCCTGTTCGCGGCGTACTCAGACCGCGGCCTGGATGGCATCAGCGAGGCGTTCTACAGCTGGTTCCGCTCGCGGCCGCACCATGTGGGCGCGCTTTCGGGCAAGCCCCGCCCAGTAGTCCTCAACACCTGGGAAGCGGTCTACTTCGACCACAACCTGGACACCCTGATGGAGCTGGCCGAGTCCGCTGCCGACCTTGGCGTGGAGCGGTTCGTGCTCGACGACGGCTGGTTCCGCGGGCGCCGCGACGACCACGCCGGGCTGGGCGACTGGTACGTGGACGAGACTGTGTGGCCCCACGGGCTGACGCCGTTGATTGACGCCGTGACCTCGCGCGGCATGGAGTTTGGCCTCTGGGTGGAACCAGAAATGATCAACCTCGACTCCGACATCGCCCGGGCGCATCCGGAATGGCTCGTAGGCCCCTCTGCCGCTTCCCACAAGGACGGCGGCAGGCTGCCGCTGGAGTGGCGGCAGCAGCACGTGATCGACCTCGTGAATCCGGACGCGTGGCAGTACATTTTCGAGCGCATGGACACTTTGCTGCGCGAGAATGACATCAGCTATCTCAAGTGGGACCAGAACCGGGACCTCGTGGAGCACGGGCATGCAGGCCGGGCCTCCGTTCACGAACAGACCTTGGCTGCGTACCGGCTCTTCGACGCGCTCCGTGCGGCCCACCCGGGGGTGGAGATCGAGAGTTGCTCCTCCGGTGGCGCGCGGGTTGACCTCGGGATCCTTGAGCGGACGGACCGCATCTGGGCTTCGGACTGCAACGACGCCCTGGAACGCCAAACCATCCAACGCTGGACCGGCATGGTGGTTCCGCCGGAGCTGGTGGGTGGGCACATTGGTCCTACGACGTCGCACACCACGGGGCGGACGCACGACCTCTCCTTCCGTGCCATCACCGCATTGTTTGGGCATTTCGGCATGGAGTGGGACGTCCGGTCCGTCACCGGGGCGGAACGCGGGGAACTCAAGCGGTTCATCGGCCTCTACAAGGACCACCGCGGCCTCATCCACAGTGGACGAATGGTGCGCGCCGATGTGCAGGACGAGTCGCTGATGCTGCATGGCGTCGTGGCAGACGAGTCCGACGCCGACACCCCGGTGGGCGACACTGCGGCGCTGTTCGCTGTGGTGAAGACCCGGACAGGATTCGCTGAGCAGACCGGGCGGGTGGTGGTTCCGGGGCTCGATCCTGCGCGGTCGTACCGTGTAGAGGCGATCTTCCCCTCCCCAGGGGACGCCGACTACGGGCACACGTTCATTGAGGCAACACCTGCGCCATGGCTGGCATCCGGAGCAGAAGCAACGGGACTGTTCCTGGGCGAAGTGGGCCTCCCCATGCCGGTCTTGAACCCTGAGCACGCCATCCTGCTGCGGTTCACGGCCCTCTGA
- a CDS encoding NUDIX hydrolase, which translates to MPQLARRLFVLPPELEGAARNWLELGERTPRAARYASSVVLLRDSPTGLETWLGYRPGSSPLGVVAFPGGSLDASDDDPVGWVGPTPQQWAEHMGTDDVGLARRHVVGAIRELFEETGVLLAGPDASSTVEANSTVDWMRAREAVAAQEKSFTEMLSKRGLSLRTDLLKPLVNWLSPDFAHTRFNTRYFAATVPVNQQPSILGSKGVWGRWVTAAEAIALRDTPALGDEIGQPNTVGLTLGQLLVPGSEIMLEKMAASNGCIAYLSYKRKAHVYQAKLIDEGGILMLEVEAARTVAGEPQRER; encoded by the coding sequence TTGCCGCAGCTTGCCCGTCGCCTGTTTGTACTGCCTCCCGAACTCGAAGGGGCAGCACGAAACTGGCTTGAGCTCGGCGAGCGGACCCCCAGGGCCGCCCGCTACGCATCGTCCGTTGTGCTCTTGCGCGACTCGCCCACCGGTTTGGAGACCTGGCTTGGTTACAGGCCGGGATCCTCGCCGTTGGGTGTTGTCGCGTTCCCGGGCGGCTCCCTGGACGCGTCCGACGACGATCCCGTCGGGTGGGTAGGCCCCACGCCGCAGCAGTGGGCTGAGCACATGGGAACGGACGACGTCGGACTCGCCCGCCGTCACGTGGTGGGCGCCATCCGCGAACTCTTCGAAGAAACCGGCGTGCTGCTCGCCGGACCGGATGCTTCCTCCACCGTTGAGGCCAACTCGACGGTCGATTGGATGCGGGCCCGTGAAGCCGTGGCGGCCCAGGAAAAGTCCTTCACGGAGATGCTCTCCAAGCGCGGGCTCTCCCTCCGGACGGATCTGTTGAAGCCCTTGGTGAATTGGCTCAGCCCGGATTTTGCCCATACCCGCTTCAACACGCGATACTTTGCCGCAACGGTCCCCGTGAACCAGCAACCCAGCATCCTGGGAAGCAAAGGCGTATGGGGGCGCTGGGTTACGGCCGCCGAAGCGATTGCCCTCAGGGACACCCCGGCGCTCGGAGATGAGATTGGCCAGCCGAATACTGTGGGCCTCACCCTGGGTCAGCTTTTGGTTCCCGGGTCCGAAATCATGCTCGAGAAAATGGCGGCCTCCAATGGGTGCATCGCCTACCTGAGCTACAAACGCAAAGCACACGTGTACCAGGCGAAGCTCATCGACGAGGGCGGAATCCTGATGCTCGAGGTCGAAGCCGCCCGTACCGTCGCCGGAGAGCCCCAGCGCGAACGCTAG
- a CDS encoding transglycosylase domain-containing protein: MVTRKNPLFDTATTLGKILGFLGVSAICGVLVAGLLVPAAAVSGSAASGSIQFFDTLPAELQVDPPSQNTTILAKDGTPIASIYAENRTKVPLDSMSPFIKDAVIAIEDSRFYEHGGIDTTGIMRAIVSTARGNKQGASTITQQYVNNVINESLVASDREEDVKLNGGGKGVGDKLREMKLAIALEKKFSKEQILEGYLNIVFFNRDAYGIEAASKFFFSTTAKDLTLPQAALLAGLVNSPSAFDPIANPDNAQKRRDLVLAAMVNQGKITQAEYDEAVATPVTTKVTPARQGCAYATMAPYFCDYVLHLLFNNPAYGDTTEERVKRVQRGGLTIQTTLDPTAQTVAQQQVDATAGANPDKWGASITSVQPGTGQIVSMAQNTVWLPQEGKFDQTQNFNVDVLDANGNDLNGIGGFQPGSTMKPFTFAQWLNEGKSMNQNVNASVRRYGVNFPWRNTCPTPVNGFYDRNVAGSFDLQNSDEGYYRNMTVLYGLMNSINTATFASASQVDLCGIQGIVDATGIHGGLPTRDDTGKVTDPNPKVPMTTLSNLIGATQTAPLTMAAAFATFAADGKYCEPIAITSVKDQSGAELPAQSSNCKDAVKPEVARGVAYAMQEVLNAGSGSLIRPSLSTKGNFPVAAKTGTNDSNGSTWVVGYTTGLATASWFGDPLDNQLRPGRNLTVNGKFYPAIDGYMIAGPQFTNYMLSVAPAYGTNPFPAPPSNLLGTAAPQRNTTPAPSNPNPAPPSNNGNGGNGNNGNNGNGNNDKD; this comes from the coding sequence ATGGTGACTCGCAAGAACCCACTATTCGACACTGCCACCACCCTCGGAAAGATTCTAGGTTTCCTCGGTGTGAGCGCGATTTGTGGCGTCCTGGTGGCGGGCCTTTTGGTCCCCGCAGCCGCCGTTTCGGGCAGTGCCGCCAGTGGTTCAATACAGTTCTTTGACACTCTGCCGGCGGAACTGCAGGTGGATCCGCCCAGCCAGAACACCACGATCCTGGCCAAGGACGGTACGCCGATCGCTTCGATCTACGCGGAGAACCGGACCAAGGTTCCCTTGGATTCGATGAGCCCGTTCATCAAGGACGCTGTCATCGCGATCGAGGACAGCCGTTTCTATGAGCACGGCGGCATCGACACCACGGGCATCATGCGAGCCATCGTCAGCACCGCCCGCGGCAACAAGCAGGGCGCGTCCACCATCACGCAGCAGTACGTGAACAACGTCATCAACGAGTCCCTGGTGGCGTCCGACCGTGAAGAAGACGTCAAGCTCAACGGTGGCGGCAAGGGCGTGGGCGACAAGCTCCGCGAAATGAAGCTCGCCATCGCGTTGGAGAAGAAGTTCTCCAAAGAGCAGATCCTTGAGGGCTACCTCAACATCGTATTCTTCAACCGTGACGCCTACGGCATTGAAGCCGCCTCCAAGTTCTTCTTCAGCACCACCGCCAAGGACCTGACGCTTCCGCAGGCCGCCCTGTTGGCCGGCCTCGTGAACAGCCCCTCGGCCTTCGATCCCATCGCGAACCCGGACAACGCGCAGAAGCGCCGCGACCTGGTGCTCGCTGCCATGGTGAACCAGGGCAAGATCACGCAGGCCGAGTACGACGAAGCCGTAGCCACCCCGGTGACCACCAAGGTCACTCCCGCCCGCCAGGGTTGCGCGTACGCCACCATGGCGCCTTACTTCTGTGACTACGTCCTGCACCTTCTGTTCAACAACCCGGCATATGGCGACACCACCGAAGAGCGTGTCAAGCGCGTCCAGCGTGGCGGCCTCACCATCCAGACCACCCTTGATCCGACAGCCCAGACCGTGGCCCAGCAGCAGGTTGATGCCACGGCCGGCGCCAACCCGGATAAGTGGGGCGCGTCCATCACCTCCGTTCAGCCGGGTACGGGCCAGATCGTCAGCATGGCCCAGAACACCGTCTGGCTGCCTCAAGAAGGCAAGTTCGATCAGACCCAGAACTTTAACGTTGACGTCCTGGACGCCAACGGAAATGACCTCAACGGCATTGGTGGCTTCCAGCCCGGCTCGACCATGAAACCCTTTACGTTCGCCCAGTGGCTGAACGAGGGCAAGTCGATGAACCAGAACGTCAACGCGAGCGTCCGCAGGTACGGTGTGAACTTCCCTTGGCGGAACACCTGTCCCACGCCCGTGAATGGTTTCTACGACAGGAACGTGGCCGGTAGCTTCGACCTCCAGAACTCGGATGAGGGCTACTACCGGAACATGACCGTCCTGTACGGCCTCATGAACTCCATCAACACCGCGACGTTTGCTTCGGCTTCCCAGGTTGACCTCTGCGGCATCCAGGGCATCGTGGACGCCACCGGCATCCACGGCGGACTGCCGACGCGCGATGACACAGGCAAGGTCACCGACCCGAACCCCAAGGTCCCGATGACCACACTGTCCAACCTGATCGGCGCCACCCAGACTGCGCCGTTGACCATGGCGGCTGCTTTCGCGACCTTCGCCGCTGACGGCAAGTACTGCGAACCGATCGCGATCACGTCGGTGAAGGACCAGTCAGGCGCTGAACTGCCGGCGCAGTCCTCCAACTGCAAGGACGCCGTGAAGCCCGAGGTTGCCCGTGGCGTGGCCTACGCCATGCAGGAAGTCCTGAATGCCGGCTCGGGCTCACTGATCCGCCCATCGCTTTCCACGAAGGGCAACTTCCCGGTTGCGGCCAAGACGGGTACCAACGACTCCAACGGCTCCACCTGGGTGGTGGGTTACACCACCGGCTTGGCCACAGCCTCTTGGTTCGGTGATCCGCTGGATAACCAGCTGCGCCCGGGCCGCAATCTGACCGTCAACGGCAAGTTCTACCCGGCCATCGACGGTTACATGATCGCCGGTCCGCAGTTCACCAACTACATGTTGTCGGTGGCTCCTGCCTACGGCACCAACCCCTTCCCTGCGCCGCCGTCCAACCTGCTGGGCACGGCGGCCCCGCAGCGCAACACCACGCCTGCGCCGTCCAATCCGAACCCCGCCCCGCCTTCCAATAACGGAAACGGCGGCAACGGAAACAATGGCAATAACGGCAACGGCAACAACGATAAGGACTAA